One genomic window of Acetomicrobium thermoterrenum DSM 13490 includes the following:
- a CDS encoding tyrosine-type recombinase/integrase has protein sequence MIEVPEESHKLVRDFAGYLRLERGYSENTIEAYMTDIAKWIKFCSNQNLDPIPPRHEYMSRFLKAMASEGKSKASLQRYAAAIRSWNRYLTIEGWVDGEQWLPSLPSKEQKLPRILSEGEIERLISSCRDGSVLGGRDETLFELAYGCGLRASEVCSLALEDIDWRAGTLRVIGKGDKERVVPLLGSVKEKLRHYVDAIRPLLNRREERWLFLTRTGRKLHREDLWRVIRRRGKTAGIPSVRLHPHVLRHSLATHMLRRGLDLRTLQELLGHASISTTERYTHLDLELRDIYDKCHPRA, from the coding sequence ATGATAGAGGTGCCTGAAGAAAGTCATAAGCTGGTCCGCGACTTTGCAGGCTACCTGCGCCTGGAAAGGGGTTATAGCGAAAACACCATAGAAGCTTATATGACCGATATAGCCAAATGGATCAAGTTTTGCAGCAATCAAAATCTGGATCCAATCCCTCCCAGGCACGAATATATGTCACGTTTTTTAAAGGCGATGGCATCGGAAGGAAAATCCAAAGCTTCTCTGCAACGATATGCTGCGGCTATACGATCTTGGAATCGCTATCTGACCATAGAAGGGTGGGTTGACGGCGAACAGTGGTTGCCATCATTGCCCTCTAAGGAGCAAAAGTTGCCTCGAATTTTGAGCGAAGGAGAAATAGAGCGCCTGATTTCTTCCTGCAGAGACGGGTCTGTTCTTGGGGGGCGAGATGAAACTTTGTTTGAATTGGCTTACGGTTGTGGATTAAGAGCCTCAGAGGTTTGTTCTCTAGCCCTTGAAGATATAGACTGGCGTGCCGGAACCCTTAGAGTGATAGGAAAAGGCGATAAGGAGAGGGTAGTTCCTTTACTTGGTTCCGTGAAAGAAAAGTTGAGACATTATGTCGATGCCATACGGCCACTTCTTAACAGGAGAGAAGAACGTTGGTTATTTTTGACAAGGACGGGAAGAAAACTGCATAGAGAGGACCTGTGGAGGGTTATTCGGCGAAGAGGAAAGACGGCAGGAATACCGTCCGTAAGGCTTCATCCCCACGTGTTGCGTCATTCGCTGGCTACTCATATGTTGAGGCGGGGACTGGATCTAAGAACACTACAGGAACTTTTAGGCCATGCTTCAATATCAACAACGGAACGATATACCCATCTTGATTTGGAGCTACGCGACATATACGATAAATGCCATCCCAGAGCTTAA
- a CDS encoding NUDIX hydrolase — translation MDKDEQCISSREVYSGKIVKLSVDEVRLPNGHVTRREVVKHAPAVAILAVNDKGEIVLVRQFRYATGRELLEVPAGIMEEGESPAETAKRELREEVGYDARNIEHIASFYSSPGFANEIIHLFYATEIFPSKLDGDEDEIIEKVIVAPKECQRLIEAKKIEDAKTFAALMWYLNRRRDQ, via the coding sequence ATGGATAAAGACGAGCAATGTATATCTTCTAGGGAAGTTTATAGTGGAAAGATAGTTAAATTAAGCGTCGATGAAGTAAGGTTGCCCAATGGCCACGTAACCAGAAGAGAAGTGGTCAAACATGCTCCGGCGGTGGCAATTCTGGCTGTTAATGACAAAGGCGAAATTGTGTTAGTTCGCCAATTCAGATATGCGACAGGAAGAGAGTTGCTGGAAGTACCTGCTGGGATAATGGAAGAAGGAGAATCGCCAGCGGAGACGGCAAAGCGCGAACTTAGGGAAGAGGTTGGATACGATGCAAGAAATATAGAACACATCGCTAGTTTTTACTCTTCTCCCGGTTTTGCGAACGAGATAATTCATCTTTTCTATGCAACGGAAATATTTCCTTCTAAGTTAGATGGCGATGAAGATGAAATAATAGAAAAGGTGATAGTTGCTCCTAAAGAGTGCCAACGCCTTATCGAAGCCAAAAAAATTGAGGACGCAAAAACTTTTGCAGCGCTAATGTGGTATTTGAATCGTCGCAGGGATCAATGA
- a CDS encoding 2-oxoacid:acceptor oxidoreductase family protein produces MSFYREMIAAGFGGQGVMLLGQIVAHAALNEGNNVMWIPSYGPEMRGGTANCSVIVSDGEVASPLVSSPDVLIIMNQPSLAKFVGNLKKGGVLIYNEDLVTYNDPRDDINIVKVQANSIAMELGNEKVANIVVLGALAEAADIASVDALKEAVKEILGAKKAHLLEINMKAFEKGQEVGKQSVAQANS; encoded by the coding sequence ATGAGCTTTTATAGAGAAATGATTGCAGCAGGTTTTGGTGGCCAAGGGGTAATGCTTCTAGGTCAAATAGTTGCTCATGCGGCTTTAAACGAGGGCAATAATGTGATGTGGATTCCCTCTTATGGACCGGAAATGCGTGGTGGTACGGCTAATTGCAGTGTCATTGTAAGCGATGGTGAGGTAGCTTCTCCCCTGGTTTCTTCTCCTGATGTCCTGATCATCATGAATCAGCCTTCCCTTGCGAAGTTTGTTGGAAACTTAAAAAAGGGAGGGGTTTTAATTTACAACGAAGATCTCGTCACTTACAATGATCCGCGGGATGATATAAATATAGTGAAAGTGCAGGCAAACAGTATCGCTATGGAATTGGGCAACGAGAAGGTAGCAAACATCGTAGTTCTTGGGGCTTTGGCGGAAGCTGCCGATATAGCTTCAGTGGATGCCCTTAAAGAAGCTGTAAAAGAAATATTGGGTGCGAAAAAAGCCCATCTTCTTGAGATCAACATGAAAGCTTTTGAAAAGGGGCAGGAAGTTGGTAAGCAGTCCGTAGCCCAGGCCAATTCTTAA
- a CDS encoding thiamine pyrophosphate-dependent enzyme, translating to MAEVKIFERPKSMTDVSTHYCPGCTHGIVHRLVAEVIDELGIQEKTVGVAPVGCAVLLYNYINTDMYEAAHGRAPAVATGCKRVRPDLTVFTYQGDGDLASIGAAEIVHAANRGENITVIFINNAIYGMTGGQMAPTTLLKQRTTTCPFGRDPKANGYPIRVAEMLATLEAPGYIARVTVARPKYVIKTKEAIKKAFQTQIDGKGFSLVEVLSTCPTNWGMRPTEALKWLEENMIPYYPLGEFKLPN from the coding sequence ATGGCTGAAGTGAAGATATTTGAGCGCCCTAAATCAATGACCGATGTTTCAACACACTACTGTCCGGGATGCACTCATGGCATCGTTCATCGCTTAGTGGCCGAAGTTATAGATGAGCTAGGAATCCAGGAGAAGACAGTTGGTGTAGCACCGGTTGGCTGTGCCGTGTTGCTCTATAATTACATCAATACAGATATGTATGAGGCGGCCCATGGAAGAGCTCCTGCAGTTGCCACAGGCTGCAAGAGAGTAAGGCCTGATTTGACGGTTTTCACCTATCAAGGAGACGGGGATCTTGCTTCTATAGGTGCGGCTGAGATAGTACATGCTGCCAATAGGGGTGAAAATATAACTGTCATCTTTATCAATAATGCAATATATGGCATGACTGGTGGCCAAATGGCCCCAACGACACTTCTTAAGCAAAGAACTACCACTTGTCCCTTCGGAAGGGATCCAAAGGCAAATGGTTATCCTATAAGAGTGGCAGAGATGCTCGCAACATTGGAGGCTCCGGGCTACATAGCTCGCGTTACCGTGGCAAGGCCAAAGTACGTAATAAAAACAAAGGAAGCCATTAAAAAGGCCTTCCAAACCCAGATCGACGGTAAGGGCTTTTCTCTAGTGGAAGTGCTTTCCACATGCCCGACCAACTGGGGTATGCGGCCCACGGAAGCCTTGAAATGGCTAGAGGAGAATATGATCCCTTACTATCCCTTGGGCGAGTTTAAGCTCCCTAATTAA
- the vorB gene encoding 3-methyl-2-oxobutanoate dehydrogenase subunit VorB, which yields MSNRVLMKGNEAFAEAAVQAGCKYFFGYPITPQNEIPEYMSKRLPEVGGVYLQAESEVAGINMIFGAAGTGFRTLISSSSPGISLMSEGISYITAAELPCVIINVMRGGPGLGGILPAQSDYFQATKGGGHGDYRLLTLAPGTLQEATEFIMMAFDLAEYYRNPVMILADGFMGQMMEAIEFKKVKLNYDIPDPKEWAIGYMAERGKRALIKSLSLDPEMLEKHNQELQEKYRRMEEKEVRYESVGVEDADVVIAAYGTTARIAKSSIKKLRDQGMKVGLIRPQSLYPFPYKPFNDLPDGVKHVLVVEMSCGQMIEDVKLGVQGKVPVSFYGRCGGMAPSVEEIEEAAKKLLG from the coding sequence GTGTCCAATCGAGTTTTAATGAAAGGCAACGAAGCATTTGCCGAAGCCGCCGTGCAAGCGGGATGTAAATATTTCTTCGGATATCCGATAACGCCGCAGAACGAAATACCGGAATACATGTCAAAGAGATTGCCTGAAGTTGGTGGGGTATACCTTCAAGCGGAGAGCGAAGTTGCCGGAATTAATATGATCTTTGGGGCAGCGGGAACTGGTTTTAGGACCTTAATCTCCTCATCGAGCCCCGGGATTTCTTTGATGAGCGAAGGTATAAGCTACATTACAGCCGCAGAGTTACCCTGTGTCATCATAAATGTGATGCGCGGGGGGCCGGGTTTAGGCGGTATCTTGCCCGCTCAATCAGATTACTTTCAGGCGACCAAGGGCGGTGGCCATGGCGATTACAGATTATTGACACTTGCTCCGGGAACTTTACAGGAAGCCACGGAATTTATAATGATGGCTTTCGATTTAGCAGAATATTACCGCAATCCGGTCATGATATTGGCCGACGGGTTCATGGGGCAGATGATGGAGGCAATAGAATTCAAAAAGGTAAAACTGAATTACGATATTCCCGATCCGAAGGAATGGGCAATAGGATATATGGCCGAAAGAGGCAAGAGAGCTTTAATAAAGAGCTTATCCTTAGACCCCGAGATGCTTGAGAAACACAATCAAGAACTTCAAGAAAAATATCGCAGGATGGAAGAGAAAGAAGTGCGATACGAGTCCGTTGGCGTAGAAGATGCCGATGTAGTAATTGCTGCATATGGGACCACTGCAAGAATTGCCAAGTCCTCGATAAAGAAATTGAGGGATCAGGGCATGAAAGTTGGTTTAATAAGACCGCAAAGCCTGTATCCCTTCCCTTACAAACCATTTAACGATCTTCCCGATGGAGTCAAACACGTTTTGGTCGTCGAGATGAGCTGTGGCCAAATGATAGAGGACGTGAAGCTGGGTGTGCAGGGCAAGGTTCCGGTTAGCTTTTACGGAAGGTGCGGCGGAATGGCACCATCGGTCGAAGAGATCGAAGAAGCCGCTAAGAAACTGCTAGGTTAA
- a CDS encoding 4Fe-4S dicluster domain-containing protein → MPKGRVEVLEEKCKSCGLCVEACPNKVLKISDRINSKGYRPAEQFKEGCVACKMCAMMCPDVAIEVYRVES, encoded by the coding sequence ATGCCTAAAGGGCGAGTTGAGGTTTTGGAGGAAAAGTGCAAGAGCTGTGGTCTTTGTGTCGAAGCCTGTCCGAACAAGGTGCTCAAAATTTCCGATCGCATTAACAGTAAGGGCTACAGGCCCGCAGAGCAGTTCAAAGAAGGATGTGTTGCATGCAAAATGTGCGCTATGATGTGTCCTGATGTAGCAATCGAGGTATACCGCGTAGAATCTTAA